A portion of the Gossypium arboreum isolate Shixiya-1 chromosome 8, ASM2569848v2, whole genome shotgun sequence genome contains these proteins:
- the LOC108459011 gene encoding heavy metal-associated isoprenylated plant protein 35-like has translation TILEKPDNQDDSGTLKYKTSVLKVFIHCEGCKKKVKRVLQVIDGVYETTIDSTQHKVTVTGSVDEELLIKKLSKSGKYVEPWPEKAEKKDKKPGKSKNNEKQKDDEGEAGGDDNHDPKKNKSDEKPELAATKDGGSDGSKGQPDGDNQPPAGDQMGGESEEPDTSAAESGGGNGGNKKKKKKGKKGNPGPNGDAPASGEGLSAQALPVSNQAPPIGSSTNPSPPHQPMYPHAPPPMYYGPPLFGVSYTTTHPSSTSSYFATIMHPNAYGPPSPPSDPVHKFNEHDGDYYDDDETGCSIM, from the exons ACAATTCTTGAAAAACCAG ATAATCAAGATGATTCAGGAACACTCAAATACAAG ACATCGGTCTTGAAAGTCTTCATCCATTGTGAAGGCTGCAAGAAGAAAGTCAAGAGAGTTCTTCAAGTTATTGACG GTGTTTATGAGACGACCATAGACTCTACACAGCACAAGGTGACAGTTACTGGCAGCGTGGATGAAGAATTGCTCATCAAGAAACTGTCCAAGTCGGGAAAATACGTCGAGCCTTGGCCAGAAAAGGCTGAAAAGAAAGACAAAAAGCCTGGGAAATCAAAGAACAATGAGAAACAAAAAGATGACGAAGGAGAAGCTGGTGGTGATGATAATCATGACCCAAAGAAGAATAAGTCAGATGAAAAGCCTGAATTAGCCGCCACCAAAGACGGCGGTTCTGACGGTAGCAAAGGCCAGCCTGATGGGGATAATCAGCCTCCAGCAGGGGACCAAATGGGAGGTGAAAGCGAGGAACCAGACACTAGTGCTGCCGAAAGTGGTGGTGGTAATGGAGgtaataaaaagaagaaaaagaaagggaagaAAGGTAACCCTGGTCCCAACGGTGATGCACCAGCATCAGGTGAGGGTCTATCAGCTCAGGCTCTCCCAGTCTCAAACCAGGCCCCACCTATAGGATCATCAACTAATCCTAGCCCTCCACATCAGCCTATGTATCCACATGCACCACCACCTATGTACTATGGACCTCCATTGTTTGGAGTAAGTTACACCACGACTCATCCTAGCTCTACCTCTTCTTATTTTGCCACTATCATGCATCCTAATGCATACGGACCACCATCTCCACCGTCCGATCCAGTCCATAAATTTAATGAACATGATGGTGACTACTATGATGATGATGAAACAGGCTGCTCAATCATGTAG